The genomic stretch CCGCGTAGTTCGGGTACTTGGCTTTATCGACTTTCGCAGCGTCTACTTTATAGCCGACGGCCATCGCCGCTGGATCGGTTTCGCTCAGGTGCGGGGCGTCGGCGCTGGCTCGCGTGAGCCAGAGCGATGCACCCGCGCCCGTCGTCACAAGGAGGAACTTGCGGCGGGACGTGTTCATGGCAAAGAAGAAGGTTCGTCAGGGGACGCGGCTTTTCGCAACGATACGCCGAGTCGCACGTTCCCGCACGCGCGGTCTTTTCCATCGGTCGAAAAAACGCCGCTCAACCCTGGCGCGCGCCTGCCGTTAATCCTTCCAGAACGGAGAACTGACCTACGATCTACGCAGCGCCCGCTGCATACCACTTCAAGGGAGAACGACAATGACTGGAGCTGACTGGATGATGGCAGGCGTATATCTCGTCGAACTCGTGGCCGGCACGCTTTTCTTGAGCGCGCTCGCGCGACGCAGCTTGAGCCGGCAAGCCAGCGCGGACGATAACCGGCCACGCGGGGCCGCGCGCCGAATGCGTCATTCGGCGCGCTGAAGAGGCGTTATCTAAAGAGCTTCACGGCCTGCGTGAGCGTGTTCGTGATGCCCCACGCAAGCGGAATCAGCACGTAAAGCCAGAAGATCAGCAACAGCGCCTTGTTCGACGCGCCGCCTTCGTATCGATCGTTCATGCGGGTCTCCTTGTGCGTCTCGTTGATTCAGCCGGCCGTGGCCGCCGTGTCCATGTGATGTTTTTCATGCACGCGCTTGATGAGAAGGTTGCACACGAAGCCGATCACAAGCAGCGCCGCCATGATGTGCAGCGTCATCGTATAGGCATCCGACTTCGCGACACCGTGCGCCACTTCATAGGCGCGGATGTAGTTCACGAGCACCGGACCCGCGATGCCCGCCGCCGCCCACGCGGTCAAGAGACGCCCGTGAATGCCGCCGACAAACGCGGTGCCGAACATGTCCGCGAGGTAAGCTGGAATCGTCGCGAAGCCGCCGCCGTACATCGACAGAATCACGCCGTACGCGAGCACGAAAAGCGCGATGTTGCCGGCCTGCGCGAATTGCGGCACGAGAAAGTAGAGCACGGCGCCGAGCGCGAAGAACACGAAGTACGTGTTCTTGCGCCCGATCCAGTCCGACGCCGACGCCCACACGAAACGCCCGCCCATGTTGAACAGCGACAAGAGGCCGACGAAGCCCGCCGCCGCGCCCGCCGTGATGGACGACTTGAAGCTCTCCTGAATCATCACGGAGGCCTGGCCGAGCACGCCGATGCCCGCCGTCACGTTCAGAAAGAGGACGAGCCACAGCAGATAGAACTGCGGCGTCTTGAGCGCCTGATCGATGTGCACGTGGTTCTTCGTGATCATCTTGTTGGCAGTGGCGGGCGGCGTCCAGCCGGCCGGCTTCCAATCCGCCGGCGGAATGCGGATGGCGAGCGCGCCGATGGTCATCGAGATGAAATAGAGCACGCCCAGCACCACGAAGGTCTCGGCCACGCCGACGCTCGTGGAGCTTTTGAAGTAGTTCATGAGCGCCACGGACCCGGGCGCGGCGATCATCGCGCCGCCGCCGAAGCCCATGATCGCCATGCCGGTGGCCATGCCTCGCCGGTCTGGGAACCAGCGGATGAGCGTCGATACCGGCGACACATAGCCGAGCCCCAGGCCGATGCCGCCGATCACGCCATAGCCGAGATAGAGCAGCACGATCTGATGCAGATACACGCCGAGTGCGGACACGAGAAAGCCGCCGCCGAAGCAGCACGCCGCCGTGAACATGGTGCGGCGCGGGCCGACCTTTTCG from Caballeronia sp. LZ062 encodes the following:
- a CDS encoding high-potential iron-sulfur protein, yielding MNTSRRKFLLVTTGAGASLWLTRASADAPHLSETDPAAMAVGYKVDAAKVDKAKYPNYAADQTCANCSLFQGKSTDAWGGCTLFGGKLVAGRGWCASWTNM
- a CDS encoding oxalate:formate antiporter, which encodes MNDRYEGGASNKALLLIFWLYVLIPLAWGITNTLTQAVKLFR
- a CDS encoding OFA family MFS transporter, whose product is MNSTIKHGAADGPHGFFSKEATIAPPGFSRWMVPPAALAVHLCIGQAYAFSVFNAPLTRVVGITQSTPDDWSLTTLGWIFSLAIVFLGLSAAFAGKWLEKVGPRRTMFTAACCFGGGFLVSALGVYLHQIVLLYLGYGVIGGIGLGLGYVSPVSTLIRWFPDRRGMATGMAIMGFGGGAMIAAPGSVALMNYFKSSTSVGVAETFVVLGVLYFISMTIGALAIRIPPADWKPAGWTPPATANKMITKNHVHIDQALKTPQFYLLWLVLFLNVTAGIGVLGQASVMIQESFKSSITAGAAAGFVGLLSLFNMGGRFVWASASDWIGRKNTYFVFFALGAVLYFLVPQFAQAGNIALFVLAYGVILSMYGGGFATIPAYLADMFGTAFVGGIHGRLLTAWAAAGIAGPVLVNYIRAYEVAHGVAKSDAYTMTLHIMAALLVIGFVCNLLIKRVHEKHHMDTAATAG